A part of Euryarchaeota archaeon genomic DNA contains:
- the sepF gene encoding cell division protein SepF: MGFAKMLFGTPETSKDAEESYWDLGAAVQETGGEASTAKMLVKVAELHSFEDLKTFQNYVYQGNMLILDFSSVAKEDIVLKRLTSELKKVVADVGGDIAGMGKSYFIITPAGVRIDRTKAKVEAK; encoded by the coding sequence ATGGGATTCGCCAAGATGCTCTTCGGCACGCCTGAGACGTCAAAGGACGCAGAGGAAAGCTATTGGGACCTTGGTGCCGCTGTCCAGGAGACCGGTGGCGAGGCCTCGACCGCGAAGATGCTAGTCAAGGTCGCGGAGCTCCATAGTTTCGAGGACCTGAAGACCTTCCAGAACTACGTCTACCAGGGCAATATGCTGATCCTCGACTTCTCATCGGTCGCCAAGGAGGACATCGTCCTCAAGCGGCTCACGAGCGAACTCAAGAAGGTCGTCGCCGACGTTGGCGGAGACATCGCAGGGATGGGCAAGTCGTACTTCATCATCACGCCGGCGGGCGTGCGCATCGACCGGACGAAGGCGAAGGTCGAAGCGAAATAA
- a CDS encoding RNA-binding protein: MAGRGSRSGQCGGPGRSVGARWGVPSTAAIPRRGKTYSCRRRFVPVALKLRNRVRLREKEASEFAQRMETDFGISVLKPGEHLDRAEAGDFDVALVGTMIVAIIVKGDRERPAPSLKVILKNRPPKRHVTVDMGAVKFVTNGADVMGPGIVEADETLVPGDLVWIRDQKNGQPLAIGEALVAASQMVKRPGKAIRSLHFVGDDLWTYEG; the protein is encoded by the coding sequence ATGGCGGGACGTGGCTCCCGGTCTGGCCAGTGCGGGGGCCCAGGTCGAAGCGTCGGCGCGCGATGGGGTGTCCCTTCGACGGCGGCCATCCCTCGTCGAGGGAAAACGTATTCATGCCGCCGCCGATTCGTGCCCGTGGCGTTGAAGCTACGTAACCGCGTCCGATTACGAGAGAAAGAGGCAAGTGAATTCGCTCAGCGCATGGAGACCGATTTTGGAATCAGCGTCTTGAAACCCGGGGAGCACCTCGACCGCGCCGAAGCCGGCGACTTCGACGTGGCGCTCGTCGGGACCATGATAGTCGCCATCATCGTCAAGGGGGACCGGGAGCGCCCCGCCCCAAGCCTCAAGGTAATCCTCAAGAACCGCCCCCCGAAGCGCCACGTGACGGTCGACATGGGCGCCGTGAAGTTCGTTACCAACGGGGCGGACGTGATGGGCCCGGGGATAGTGGAGGCCGACGAAACGCTTGTCCCCGGGGACCTCGTTTGGATCCGCGACCAGAAGAATGGCCAACCCTTGGCCATCGGCGAGGCGTTGGTGGCCGCGTCGCAGATGGTGAAGCGACCCGGGAAGGCCATCCGCTCGCTCCACTTCGTCGGCGACGACCTTTGGACGTACGAAGGTTGA
- the icd gene encoding isocitrate dehydrogenase (NADP(+)), which produces MTKELKLSYPSGEKITYAQGALVVPDRPIIPVIEGDGTGPDICRAALPVLQAAVKKAYGGKRELVWFYVPAGAAAGEEYGELLPKATLAAIRDCRVAIKGPLTTPIGGGFRSVNVALRQQLDLYACIRPVYWIKGITAPVRSPEKLDIVIFRENIEDVYAGIEWKAGSPEADRFIGLMRREFGVTIRADSGVGVKPMSAFGTKRLVRRAIRYAIDEKRPVVTIVHKGNVMKYTEGAFRDWGYEVATTEFREHIVTEKELTDEHHGKMPAGKVLVNDRIADNMLQQLLIRPSEYSVIAAPNLNGDYLSDAAAGQVGGLGMAPGSNIGDGIGIFEATHGSAPKYAGQDKVNPGSVILSGVMMLEFMGWREAAKLVKDAVNKTVAQKRVTYDLARDMKDVTPIKCSEFGKAVTGNL; this is translated from the coding sequence ATGACCAAGGAACTGAAGCTCTCCTATCCGTCCGGCGAGAAGATCACCTATGCGCAGGGTGCGCTCGTCGTGCCGGATCGACCGATCATCCCCGTGATCGAAGGCGACGGGACCGGGCCCGACATCTGCCGCGCCGCTCTTCCCGTGCTACAGGCCGCCGTCAAGAAGGCCTACGGCGGCAAGCGCGAACTCGTTTGGTTCTACGTGCCGGCCGGGGCCGCGGCGGGCGAAGAGTACGGCGAACTGCTGCCGAAGGCGACGCTCGCGGCGATACGGGACTGCCGTGTGGCCATCAAGGGGCCGTTGACGACCCCCATCGGCGGCGGGTTCCGGAGTGTCAATGTGGCGTTACGCCAACAACTCGACCTCTACGCCTGCATCCGGCCCGTTTACTGGATCAAAGGGATAACGGCCCCCGTGAGAAGCCCCGAAAAACTGGACATAGTGATCTTCCGCGAGAACATCGAGGACGTCTACGCGGGGATCGAATGGAAAGCCGGCTCCCCGGAAGCCGACCGGTTCATCGGGCTCATGAGGCGCGAATTCGGCGTCACCATCCGCGCGGATTCCGGTGTGGGTGTCAAGCCGATGAGCGCTTTCGGCACGAAGCGCCTCGTCCGCCGCGCAATACGGTACGCGATCGACGAGAAGAGACCCGTCGTCACGATCGTCCACAAGGGGAACGTCATGAAGTACACGGAGGGCGCGTTTCGCGATTGGGGCTACGAGGTCGCAACGACCGAGTTCCGGGAGCACATCGTCACGGAGAAGGAACTCACCGACGAACACCACGGGAAGATGCCCGCGGGCAAGGTGCTCGTGAACGACCGCATCGCCGACAACATGCTGCAACAACTGCTTATCCGCCCCTCGGAGTACAGCGTCATCGCGGCCCCGAACCTGAATGGCGATTATCTCTCGGACGCTGCCGCGGGCCAGGTAGGAGGGCTCGGCATGGCGCCCGGCTCGAACATCGGCGATGGGATAGGAATCTTCGAGGCAACGCACGGTTCGGCGCCGAAGTACGCGGGCCAGGACAAGGTCAACCCCGGCTCCGTCATACTTTCAGGCGTCATGATGCTCGAGTTCATGGGTTGGCGCGAGGCCGCGAAGTTGGTGAAGGATGCGGTCAACAAGACGGTCGCGCAGAAAAGGGTCACTTACGACCTCGCCCGCGACATGAAGGACGTCACACCGATCAAGTGCAGCGAGTTCGGGAAAGCGGTGACGGGTAACCTGTAG
- a CDS encoding VIT1/CCC1 transporter family protein, producing the protein MPRSIRGRVGQEAKEEKTLKDLQGEHKPPPTARRQSLVEEAGEKSAFRNYVRDLILGFNDGIVSVYAVVAGLTGAGFLAREIAVAGVAASIAGAMSMGLGEYVSTKGQAEYYRAEAERERRHIRTHPQLEREEIREILEKKGFPTATIEDTVEWIASDEDRFVDFMMREEFGVGDESGRSPLKAMGLVVVAFLVGAGLSVLPFILIGTATSAAAVATTLSLSGLFFAGAVRGRSSGLNWVKTGGEMLILGAAAAIVTFAVGSYFGVRA; encoded by the coding sequence GTGCCTCGAAGCATTCGCGGCCGCGTGGGACAGGAGGCCAAGGAAGAGAAGACGCTCAAGGACCTCCAGGGCGAGCACAAGCCGCCGCCGACCGCGCGGCGCCAATCCCTTGTCGAGGAGGCCGGGGAGAAATCCGCGTTCAGGAACTACGTGCGAGACCTCATCCTCGGATTCAACGACGGCATCGTCTCGGTCTATGCTGTCGTGGCGGGGCTCACGGGCGCCGGGTTTCTCGCTCGCGAGATCGCCGTCGCGGGGGTTGCGGCCTCGATCGCAGGCGCCATGTCGATGGGGCTAGGCGAGTACGTATCGACGAAGGGCCAAGCCGAGTACTATCGCGCGGAGGCCGAGCGCGAACGAAGGCACATCCGCACGCACCCGCAGTTGGAACGAGAGGAGATCCGCGAGATCCTCGAGAAGAAGGGGTTCCCGACGGCGACGATCGAGGACACGGTAGAATGGATCGCTTCCGACGAGGATCGGTTCGTGGATTTCATGATGCGCGAGGAGTTCGGGGTCGGCGACGAAAGCGGCCGGAGCCCGTTGAAAGCGATGGGGCTGGTGGTGGTCGCGTTCCTCGTCGGCGCTGGCCTATCCGTGCTCCCGTTCATCCTCATTGGCACCGCGACCTCGGCAGCGGCGGTCGCGACGACTTTGAGCCTCTCCGGCCTTTTCTTCGCGGGAGCGGTCCGCGGTCGGTCGAGCGGGCTCAACTGGGTCAAGACGGGCGGTGAAATGTTGATCCTGGGCGCGGCGGCCGCCATCGTGACCTTCGCCGTCGGGTCGTACTTCGGGGTGCGGGCGTAG
- a CDS encoding HEAT repeat domain-containing protein codes for MTDSKGAFASVDPAPPAPEEDVPGLRTRLLDRSLPMFQRMRAVFSLRSLSTGPAIEAICEAMLVDDSALLRHECAFVLGQLQDRRAIPALKESIRKDANPMVRHEACEALGNMGTEEIVPLLEHYKLHDPSFEVRQSCEVALDNIAYLKDPTDF; via the coding sequence ATGACCGATTCCAAGGGGGCGTTTGCGTCCGTCGACCCGGCGCCGCCGGCGCCTGAGGAGGACGTTCCTGGCCTGCGGACACGCCTTCTCGACCGATCGCTCCCGATGTTCCAAAGGATGCGCGCCGTGTTCTCACTCAGGTCGCTTTCGACGGGCCCCGCCATCGAGGCCATTTGCGAGGCGATGCTCGTCGACGACTCGGCGCTGCTTCGTCACGAGTGCGCGTTCGTACTCGGGCAACTCCAGGACCGTCGTGCGATCCCGGCGCTCAAGGAATCGATAAGGAAGGATGCGAACCCCATGGTGCGTCATGAGGCGTGTGAGGCCCTCGGAAACATGGGCACGGAGGAGATCGTCCCGCTCTTGGAGCATTACAAGTTGCACGACCCCTCGTTCGAAGTCCGTCAATCGTGCGAGGTGGCGCTCGATAACATCGCGTACCTCAAGGACCCGACCGATTTCTGA
- a CDS encoding helix-turn-helix transcriptional regulator: MREVTGAEEMAGLCAALSHEKRVQFYRILQENGDMTLTDLFTLAIKSLPGRLTYVQVRYHIELMERSGVVRLGKKDGQFYVWLLKKNLRLLTDDDAPKAEEPQITTNNP; the protein is encoded by the coding sequence ATGCGAGAAGTGACGGGCGCCGAGGAGATGGCGGGCCTATGTGCCGCCCTTTCCCATGAGAAACGGGTACAGTTCTACCGTATCCTCCAGGAAAACGGCGACATGACGCTCACGGACCTGTTCACCCTTGCGATCAAGAGCCTGCCCGGCCGGCTGACATACGTGCAGGTAAGGTACCACATCGAGCTCATGGAACGCTCCGGTGTGGTACGCTTGGGAAAGAAGGACGGCCAGTTCTACGTGTGGCTTCTCAAGAAGAACCTCCGCCTTCTCACGGACGACGACGCACCAAAGGCCGAAGAGCCCCAGATCACGACGAATAATCCCTGA